In Thermococcus thioreducens, a genomic segment contains:
- a CDS encoding DUF257 family protein, which produces MVTKRSVPEAVESIRNIRPGEAVVVEYASRDPIHLAVSLPLLMAREGMKVVVSDVLDQLHVIRAHLEIMGIPAGWIEDLPVIKFGGTIPVGNVLRRISILKPAPVWSREYEDALASIPGLKMIIMLGIEKMINVRSDLPASTVWRTTGAPSLGAEDRIKVTFVNRDLLEESTLEDIRELATRVFRLEFKDSRLIMEVIKSPNVKKCGKRFSIDADELVGYLQSVSGD; this is translated from the coding sequence GTGGTCACAAAGAGAAGCGTGCCCGAGGCCGTTGAGAGCATCCGAAACATCAGACCCGGTGAAGCGGTCGTCGTGGAGTATGCCTCCCGCGACCCGATACACCTGGCTGTTTCCCTGCCTCTCCTGATGGCCAGAGAGGGAATGAAGGTCGTCGTCAGCGACGTCCTTGACCAGCTCCACGTGATCCGGGCCCACCTTGAGATAATGGGGATCCCTGCCGGGTGGATTGAGGATCTGCCGGTCATCAAGTTTGGTGGAACCATTCCCGTTGGAAACGTCCTCAGGAGGATAAGCATACTCAAACCGGCCCCAGTCTGGAGCAGGGAATACGAGGACGCGCTGGCCAGCATTCCCGGACTGAAGATGATAATTATGTTGGGAATCGAAAAGATGATAAACGTCAGGTCAGACCTCCCTGCGTCAACAGTGTGGCGTACGACGGGCGCCCCCTCCCTCGGGGCGGAGGACAGGATAAAGGTCACCTTCGTCAACAGGGACCTCTTGGAGGAGAGCACCCTTGAGGACATAAGGGAGCTGGCGACGAGGGTTTTCCGGCTGGAGTTCAAGGACTCAAGGCTGATCATGGAGGTCATAAAGTCTCCCAACGTCAAAAAGTGCGGGAAGAGGTTCTCGATAGACGCAGATGAGCTTGTTGGATACCTGCAGTCCGTTTCAGGCGACTGA
- a CDS encoding DUF257 family protein → MGGLQMGEFLENLVFDYADMIRPGELVLVEYTSREPVYLLFQVITEYARSRGVPVIVVDILDGFHVMKSQLTFAGLDTSSLNEIPVLKVGGKIDTGKVLSRVKETAEIAVFKRQLMKGLRRIHDEFGEAPFIRVVVGTSELLQLLERDPAKMEEFFAGITRPLVGNPYSRGVVFINRKRVSRRGLKEVEEISTRVLETRIDCGKLTIRVVKSIYFEEYGAEIQLDPCALRERLTSGGE, encoded by the coding sequence ATGGGGGGATTGCAGATGGGGGAATTTCTTGAGAATCTGGTGTTCGATTACGCTGACATGATACGGCCGGGAGAGCTGGTTCTTGTGGAATACACATCCAGAGAGCCCGTGTACCTGCTTTTTCAGGTAATCACTGAGTATGCGAGGAGCAGGGGTGTGCCCGTAATTGTTGTTGATATCCTCGACGGGTTCCACGTCATGAAGAGCCAGCTGACGTTCGCCGGCCTCGATACATCTTCCCTAAATGAGATTCCTGTCCTCAAAGTGGGGGGAAAGATAGACACGGGCAAGGTTCTTTCGAGGGTAAAGGAGACAGCGGAGATCGCCGTATTCAAGAGACAGCTCATGAAGGGTCTCAGGAGGATACATGATGAGTTCGGTGAGGCCCCTTTCATCAGGGTCGTTGTGGGAACGTCTGAACTGCTTCAGCTCCTTGAGAGGGATCCTGCCAAAATGGAGGAGTTCTTCGCCGGAATCACCAGGCCCCTGGTCGGGAACCCATACAGCAGGGGCGTGGTCTTCATAAACAGGAAGCGTGTGTCCCGCAGGGGACTGAAGGAGGTCGAGGAGATATCAACCCGCGTACTTGAGACGAGGATAGACTGCGGCAAGCTCACGATAAGGGTCGTCAAGTCCATATACTTTGAGGAGTATGGTGCCGAGATACAGCTCGACCCGTGCGCTCTCCGGGAGCGCCTGACCTCAGGGGGTGAGTGA
- a CDS encoding acetate--CoA ligase family protein: MKEEALKVIKEVLASGRTSLVEYEAKKVLKAYGLPVPEEKLAKTLDDALRYAEEIGYPVAMKLMSPQILHKSDAKVVLLNIKTPEELKEKWDLIHENARKYRPDAEILGVLIAPMLEVGREVIIGVTEDPQFGHAIMFGLGGIFVEVLKDVTFRIVPITERDARKMIQEIKSYPILAGARGEEPADIDAIVNLLLKVSELVDDLRDYIKEMDLNPVFVYEKGEGAVVVDARIIVKESQ; encoded by the coding sequence ATGAAGGAGGAAGCCCTTAAAGTTATTAAGGAAGTTTTGGCCTCCGGCAGGACTTCGCTCGTCGAGTACGAGGCAAAGAAAGTTTTGAAAGCCTACGGCCTTCCCGTTCCGGAGGAAAAGCTCGCAAAGACGCTTGATGATGCACTCCGCTATGCGGAAGAGATCGGCTATCCCGTCGCCATGAAACTGATGTCCCCGCAGATTCTCCACAAGAGCGACGCGAAAGTTGTCCTTCTCAACATAAAGACCCCCGAGGAGCTGAAGGAGAAGTGGGATCTCATCCACGAGAACGCGCGCAAATACCGCCCTGATGCAGAGATCCTCGGTGTCCTCATAGCCCCGATGCTGGAGGTCGGAAGGGAGGTAATCATAGGCGTCACCGAGGACCCGCAGTTCGGGCATGCAATAATGTTTGGCCTCGGTGGAATCTTCGTGGAGGTTCTCAAGGACGTCACCTTCCGCATAGTGCCAATAACCGAGCGCGATGCGAGAAAGATGATCCAGGAGATAAAGAGCTATCCGATTCTCGCGGGGGCGCGTGGTGAGGAGCCGGCCGACATAGACGCCATAGTCAACCTCCTCCTCAAGGTCAGCGAGCTCGTCGATGACCTAAGGGACTACATCAAGGAGATGGACCTCAACCCCGTCTTCGTCTACGAGAAAGGTGAGGGTGCCGTTGTGGTTGATGCAAGGATAATCGTAAAGGAATCTCAGTGA